The following coding sequences are from one Streptomyces sp. NBC_01294 window:
- a CDS encoding NUDIX hydrolase, translating to MSLYDDAVLVLKGYEDQPELRDAYLEHLAAHPDGVYKPCRAGHVTASALVIDPAARRVLLTLHKKLGLWLQMGGHCEPGDDTLVAAALREAREESGIASGLSVLPGGPVRLDRHPIPAPCHWHLDVQYAALAPADAVAEISEESLDLRWFPYEEVAAVADTSVVRLMEATLARLGG from the coding sequence GTGAGCCTGTACGACGACGCGGTTCTCGTGCTGAAGGGCTACGAGGACCAGCCCGAGCTGCGTGACGCCTATCTGGAGCACCTCGCCGCCCACCCGGACGGGGTCTACAAGCCCTGCCGGGCCGGGCACGTCACCGCCAGTGCGCTGGTGATCGACCCGGCGGCGCGGCGCGTGCTGCTGACCCTGCACAAGAAGCTGGGCCTGTGGCTGCAGATGGGCGGCCACTGCGAGCCCGGCGACGACACGCTGGTCGCGGCGGCGCTGCGCGAGGCCCGCGAGGAGTCGGGCATCGCGTCGGGGCTGAGCGTGCTGCCCGGCGGCCCGGTGCGCCTGGACCGGCATCCGATCCCCGCGCCGTGCCACTGGCACCTGGACGTGCAGTACGCGGCGCTGGCTCCGGCCGACGCGGTGGCGGAGATCAGCGAGGAGTCGCTGGACCTGCGCTGGTTCCCGTACGAGGAGGTGGCGGCGGTGGCCGACACCTCCGTCGTCCGGCTGATGGAGGCGACCTTGGCGCGGCTCGGCGGCTGA
- a CDS encoding AIM24 family protein has product MQSALFAHAEAQSQERYAIQNPQLLRVSLTGSDDVLARKGAMVAYQGLIDFDGEYQSTSQRNARRRTGEGLDLMRCSGQGTVYLANLAQYVHVVDVDQEGLTVDSSYVLALDSTLHTEVIAVDSQYGISGSGKYQLNITGRGKVALMTSGQPLMMHVTPDKYVNVDADAIVAWSTSLRVQMQAQTHSSGVWRRRGNTGEGWELSFLGTGFALVQPSEVLPPQNAQVGQGAAAQFGMGQNGAHGQNQNNAWN; this is encoded by the coding sequence ATGCAGAGCGCACTTTTCGCCCACGCCGAGGCGCAGTCCCAGGAGCGGTACGCCATCCAGAACCCGCAGCTGCTGCGGGTCTCGCTGACCGGCTCCGACGACGTACTCGCCCGCAAGGGCGCGATGGTCGCCTACCAGGGCCTCATCGATTTCGACGGCGAGTACCAGAGCACCAGCCAGCGCAACGCCCGCCGCCGCACCGGCGAGGGCTTGGACCTCATGCGCTGTTCCGGGCAGGGCACGGTCTATCTGGCCAACCTCGCCCAGTACGTGCACGTCGTGGACGTGGACCAGGAAGGCCTCACGGTCGACAGCAGCTACGTGCTGGCCCTGGACTCCACCCTGCACACCGAGGTCATCGCGGTGGACAGCCAGTACGGGATCTCCGGTTCCGGCAAGTACCAGCTCAACATCACCGGCCGCGGCAAGGTCGCGCTGATGACCTCCGGGCAGCCGCTGATGATGCACGTGACGCCCGACAAGTACGTCAACGTCGACGCGGACGCGATCGTCGCCTGGTCGACCTCGCTGCGCGTGCAGATGCAGGCGCAGACGCACTCCAGCGGAGTCTGGCGGCGGCGCGGCAACACCGGCGAGGGCTGGGAGCTCAGCTTCCTCGGCACCGGCTTCGCGCTGGTGCAGCCCAGCGAGGTGCTGCCGCCGCAGAACGCCCAGGTCGGACAGGGCGCCGCGGCCCAGTTCGGCATGGGGCAGAACGGCGCACACGGGCAGAACCAGAACAACGCCTGGAACTGA
- a CDS encoding AIM24 family protein produces MNQQLAGFAPTPVTARMENHGRAMLKVAMQSGQDLFARTGSMVAYEGFVQYEPNPPAVRQMASQWATGEGAPLMKCTGDGLLYLADYGADVVVINLNNDSLSVNGTNLLAFDAHLQWGVERVKGLAKFAGQGLFNVEIAGTGWVALTSRGTPIVVDCGRGEDETYVDPDALVAWSPNLKVKGKRSFKASSMIGRGSGEAYQMAFSGQGIVVVQPSEDSTDRLRIRG; encoded by the coding sequence ATGAACCAGCAGCTCGCGGGCTTCGCCCCGACCCCCGTCACGGCCCGCATGGAGAACCACGGCCGGGCGATGCTCAAGGTCGCCATGCAGAGCGGCCAGGACCTCTTCGCCCGCACCGGCTCGATGGTCGCCTACGAGGGCTTCGTCCAGTACGAGCCCAACCCGCCGGCCGTCCGCCAGATGGCCTCGCAGTGGGCAACCGGCGAAGGCGCGCCCCTGATGAAGTGCACCGGCGACGGCCTGCTCTACCTGGCCGACTACGGCGCCGACGTCGTCGTCATCAACCTCAACAACGACTCGCTCTCGGTCAACGGCACCAACCTGCTCGCCTTCGACGCCCACCTCCAGTGGGGCGTCGAGCGGGTCAAGGGTCTCGCCAAGTTCGCCGGCCAGGGCCTGTTCAACGTGGAGATCGCGGGCACCGGCTGGGTCGCCCTGACCTCGCGCGGCACCCCGATCGTGGTCGACTGCGGCCGCGGCGAGGACGAGACGTACGTCGACCCGGACGCCCTCGTCGCCTGGTCGCCGAACCTCAAGGTCAAGGGCAAGCGCAGTTTCAAGGCCTCGTCGATGATCGGCCGGGGCAGCGGGGAGGCCTACCAGATGGCCTTCTCCGGCCAGGGCATCGTCGTAGTACAGCCCAGCGAGGACAGCACCGACCGGCTCCGGATCCGGGGCTGA
- a CDS encoding TerD family protein, whose translation MAREFQRGHKAKISDLTAGTDLYVGVQIAGPGLTFDISCFGLDANEQLSDDRYFVFFNQPKSPEESIQQLGAQSGDTESFRVTLDRIPASIHKLSFTATIDGAGQMSQVGPGYIRIVAGGEEVVRYAFTGAEFTTERAVMLGDFYLKDVWRFAAVGQGFDGGLDALLKNFGGEVAEEAQPQQQAPAAASPGFGAPPQAAAPAPSFGAPAPAPQAPQAPAPAPSFGAPAPAAVPQPQQYQQPAAPAPVHAAPTMAAPIAPQAPAPYGQPPQPQQPSYGQVPGQVPGQVPGQYPGQVPPPAPAPYGQQPGYGQVPGQPPGQVPGQQPGYAPQAAAPAAGLAAALQPYKEAPTGSRWTPQNQQLMRVDLAMGGQAVLARQGSMVLYQGKVDFSYKGAGFAGRIVGNATGQEMQLMRCTGRGQVFLAEDGAHLHAIELQGDGICVSAEAVLAFDESLQHEIRRIEGHGIPGGALFTMQFQGTGTVIVKTHGVPVVLPVTPTTFADSNAIVAWSSAAQVILSSQVRLRRNAYPGHSGETVNLQFRGAPGNFIVVQPYEV comes from the coding sequence ATGGCCAGGGAATTCCAACGCGGCCACAAGGCCAAGATCAGTGATCTGACGGCGGGCACCGATCTGTACGTAGGCGTCCAGATCGCCGGGCCCGGACTCACCTTCGACATCAGCTGTTTCGGCCTCGACGCCAATGAGCAGTTGTCGGACGACCGTTACTTCGTCTTCTTCAATCAGCCGAAGTCGCCGGAAGAGTCCATTCAGCAACTCGGTGCGCAGTCGGGCGACACCGAATCCTTCCGGGTGACGCTGGATCGCATTCCGGCGTCCATCCACAAGCTGTCCTTCACCGCCACCATCGACGGCGCCGGACAGATGTCGCAGGTCGGCCCGGGTTACATCCGGATCGTCGCCGGCGGCGAAGAAGTCGTCCGGTACGCGTTCACCGGTGCGGAGTTCACCACCGAGCGGGCCGTGATGCTCGGCGACTTCTACCTCAAGGACGTGTGGCGCTTCGCCGCCGTCGGCCAGGGCTTCGACGGCGGGCTCGACGCGCTGCTGAAGAACTTCGGCGGCGAGGTCGCCGAGGAGGCGCAGCCGCAGCAGCAGGCCCCGGCCGCCGCCTCGCCCGGGTTCGGCGCGCCGCCGCAGGCGGCCGCACCGGCCCCGTCCTTCGGCGCCCCGGCTCCGGCCCCGCAGGCCCCGCAGGCACCGGCCCCCGCGCCGTCCTTCGGTGCGCCCGCGCCCGCCGCCGTGCCGCAGCCGCAGCAGTACCAGCAGCCCGCGGCTCCCGCTCCGGTGCACGCCGCGCCCACCATGGCCGCGCCGATCGCCCCGCAGGCCCCCGCGCCGTACGGCCAGCCGCCGCAGCCGCAGCAGCCCTCGTACGGCCAGGTCCCCGGTCAGGTTCCGGGACAGGTCCCCGGCCAGTACCCGGGCCAGGTCCCGCCGCCCGCCCCGGCGCCCTACGGGCAGCAGCCGGGCTACGGTCAGGTCCCCGGCCAGCCCCCGGGCCAGGTCCCGGGCCAGCAGCCCGGCTACGCGCCCCAGGCCGCGGCCCCGGCCGCCGGACTGGCCGCCGCGCTCCAGCCGTACAAGGAAGCCCCCACGGGCAGCCGCTGGACCCCGCAGAACCAGCAACTCATGCGGGTCGACCTCGCGATGGGCGGCCAGGCCGTCCTCGCACGCCAGGGCAGCATGGTGCTGTACCAGGGCAAGGTCGACTTCAGCTACAAGGGCGCGGGCTTCGCCGGACGCATCGTCGGCAACGCCACCGGCCAGGAGATGCAGCTCATGCGGTGCACCGGCCGCGGCCAGGTCTTCCTCGCCGAGGACGGCGCCCACCTGCACGCCATCGAGCTCCAGGGCGACGGAATCTGCGTCTCCGCCGAGGCCGTGCTCGCCTTCGACGAGTCGCTCCAGCACGAGATCCGCCGGATCGAGGGCCACGGCATTCCCGGCGGCGCCCTGTTCACCATGCAGTTCCAGGGCACCGGCACGGTCATCGTCAAGACGCACGGCGTCCCGGTGGTCCTGCCCGTCACCCCGACCACCTTCGCGGACAGCAACGCCATCGTCGCCTGGTCCTCCGCCGCGCAGGTGATCCTGTCCAGCCAGGTCCGGCTGCGGCGCAACGCCTACCCGGGCCACAGCGGGGAGACCGTGAACCTCCAGTTCCGCGGCGCTCCCGGCAATTTCATCGTCGTCCAGCCGTACGAGGTCTGA
- a CDS encoding M48 metallopeptidase family protein, producing MKGNGVPDIGRESPVFEGRTVGTSATGTGYRRGVSADPPQRAVEVRRSARRRRTVSAYREGDRTVVLIPARMSEAEEQRWVGVMLDKLAAQESKRTLGDAELTERAERLSEQYFDGRARPRTVRWVTNQNTRWGSCTPAEGSIRLSHRLQGMPEYVIDYVLLHELAHLLVPGHGPRFWELLEAYPRTERARGYLEGVVAAERLPKVPAARDE from the coding sequence ATGAAGGGAAATGGTGTTCCGGATATCGGCCGCGAATCGCCCGTGTTCGAGGGCCGGACGGTCGGGACTTCGGCCACCGGTACCGGGTACCGTCGTGGCGTGTCCGCCGACCCACCGCAGCGCGCCGTCGAAGTCCGCCGGAGCGCGCGCCGCCGCAGGACCGTATCCGCCTATCGCGAGGGTGACCGTACGGTCGTCCTCATCCCTGCCCGGATGTCCGAGGCGGAGGAGCAGCGCTGGGTGGGCGTCATGCTCGACAAGCTGGCCGCCCAGGAGAGCAAGCGCACCCTCGGGGACGCGGAACTCACCGAGCGCGCCGAGCGCCTGTCCGAGCAGTACTTCGACGGCCGGGCCCGCCCCCGCACGGTCCGCTGGGTCACCAACCAGAACACCCGCTGGGGCTCCTGCACCCCGGCCGAGGGCAGCATCCGGCTCTCGCACCGCCTCCAGGGGATGCCGGAGTACGTCATCGACTACGTCCTCCTGCACGAGCTGGCCCACCTCCTCGTGCCCGGCCACGGCCCCCGCTTCTGGGAACTGCTGGAGGCCTACCCGCGCACCGAGCGGGCCCGCGGGTACCTGGAGGGCGTGGTGGCGGCCGAGCGCCTCCCGAAAGTGCCCGCCGCCCGCGATGAATGA
- a CDS encoding ThiF family adenylyltransferase, with translation MYPKVKPALARAWRDRETVQFGVTPAHAVVLGPVDTATGALIDRIDGTRGMELLRAEASGMGLPDGRADEVVRRLAGAGLLDDATAGGPRAQAVRRHPEAVERLGPDLGSLSLVHREPGGDLRGVAARRVIRVRVRGSGRVGAVIAAVLAGAGVGRVDVLDGGRVEPADVAPGGLDPGSVGRLRAEAAGKLVRASAPGRGPRTAEDEGPEPGLALVVVAPRDGLQAWAPDPDTAADWVATGVPHLYAGVLEGTGLVGPLVLPGATACAGCMERERVDRDAAWPRMLVQWRSAHRRRTGAACDLGLSTAVAGLAAAHALSFLDGRLPASTAARWETALPALHWEPTPVHPHPDCPCGASAERPGPPEYAGPVAGEDRERTGQ, from the coding sequence ATGTATCCGAAGGTGAAGCCGGCGCTGGCGCGGGCCTGGCGGGATCGGGAGACGGTGCAGTTCGGGGTGACGCCCGCCCATGCGGTGGTGCTCGGCCCCGTGGACACGGCGACGGGTGCGCTCATCGACCGGATCGACGGAACACGGGGGATGGAGCTGCTGCGGGCCGAGGCCTCGGGGATGGGCCTGCCGGACGGCCGGGCCGACGAGGTGGTCAGGCGGCTGGCCGGGGCGGGTCTGCTCGACGACGCGACGGCGGGCGGCCCGCGGGCCCAGGCCGTGCGCAGGCATCCGGAGGCCGTGGAGCGGCTGGGGCCCGATCTGGGCTCGCTCTCCCTGGTCCACCGGGAACCGGGCGGGGACTTACGGGGTGTCGCCGCGCGCCGGGTGATACGGGTGCGGGTGCGCGGGAGCGGCCGGGTGGGCGCCGTCATCGCCGCGGTCCTGGCCGGGGCCGGCGTGGGCCGGGTCGACGTGCTCGACGGGGGCCGGGTGGAGCCCGCGGACGTGGCCCCGGGCGGGCTGGATCCCGGGAGCGTGGGCCGGCTGCGGGCCGAGGCCGCGGGGAAGCTGGTGCGCGCGTCGGCCCCGGGGCGCGGCCCGCGGACCGCGGAGGACGAGGGCCCGGAGCCGGGGCTGGCCCTGGTGGTGGTCGCGCCGCGGGACGGGCTGCAGGCCTGGGCCCCGGATCCGGACACCGCGGCCGACTGGGTCGCTACGGGCGTCCCGCACCTGTACGCGGGGGTGTTGGAGGGGACGGGGCTGGTGGGGCCGCTGGTACTGCCGGGCGCGACGGCGTGCGCGGGGTGCATGGAGCGCGAGCGGGTGGACCGGGACGCGGCCTGGCCGAGGATGCTGGTGCAGTGGCGCTCCGCCCACCGGCGGCGCACGGGCGCCGCGTGCGACCTGGGCCTGTCGACGGCGGTGGCCGGCCTGGCCGCGGCCCACGCGCTCTCCTTCCTCGACGGGCGGCTGCCCGCGTCCACCGCGGCCCGCTGGGAGACGGCCCTGCCCGCCCTCCACTGGGAACCCACCCCGGTCCACCCCCACCCCGACTGCCCCTGCGGCGCGAGCGCGGAACGTCCGGGCCCGCCCGAGTACGCCGGACCGGTCGCGGGGGAGGATCGGGAGCGGACCGGCCAGTAG
- a CDS encoding ABC1 kinase family protein: MSDLPRKAVTRTVKLAALPLGIAGRATWGLGKRIGGKSAEIVARELQQRTAEQLFRTLGELKGGAMKFGQALSVFESALPEEVAGPYRAALTKLQEAAPPLPAATVHQVLSDRLGADWRDLFEEFEDKPAAAASIGQVHRAVWHDGRQVAVKVQYPGAGEALLSDLKQLGRFAGLLGPLIPGMEIKPLIKELRDRVSEELDYELEAEAQRTHSDAFVDDPDVVVPDVVHQGDEVLVTEWMEGTPLSEVIADGTQEERDRAGQLLARFLFSGPARTGLLHADPHPGNFRLIPGADGRMRLGVLDFGTVDRLPGGWPKPIGRSLRMTLDGDAEGVYGHLRTEGFVKESIDLDPDAVLDYLKPIIEPAEAEEFTFTRPWLRGQAARIADPRSPAHQLGRQINLPPSYLLIHRVTLSTIGVLCQLGATVRLRDELDAWLPGFASAE; encoded by the coding sequence ATGTCTGATCTTCCCCGGAAGGCGGTCACCCGTACCGTCAAGCTGGCCGCGCTGCCGCTCGGCATCGCGGGCCGGGCCACCTGGGGGCTGGGCAAGCGGATCGGGGGCAAGTCGGCGGAGATCGTGGCACGCGAGCTCCAGCAGCGCACCGCCGAGCAGTTGTTCCGCACGCTCGGGGAGCTGAAGGGTGGTGCCATGAAGTTCGGGCAGGCCCTGTCGGTCTTCGAGTCGGCCCTGCCCGAGGAGGTCGCCGGGCCCTACCGGGCGGCGCTGACCAAGCTCCAGGAGGCGGCCCCGCCGCTGCCCGCGGCGACGGTGCACCAGGTGCTGTCGGACCGTCTCGGCGCGGACTGGCGGGACCTGTTCGAGGAGTTCGAGGACAAGCCGGCCGCGGCCGCCTCGATCGGGCAGGTGCACCGGGCGGTGTGGCACGACGGCCGGCAGGTGGCGGTCAAGGTCCAGTACCCGGGTGCGGGTGAGGCGTTGCTGTCGGATCTGAAGCAGCTGGGCCGGTTCGCGGGGCTGCTGGGTCCGCTGATCCCCGGCATGGAGATCAAGCCGCTGATCAAGGAGTTGCGCGACCGGGTCTCGGAGGAGCTCGACTACGAGCTGGAGGCCGAGGCCCAGCGGACGCACTCGGACGCCTTCGTGGACGACCCGGACGTGGTCGTGCCGGACGTCGTGCACCAAGGCGACGAGGTGCTCGTGACCGAGTGGATGGAGGGGACCCCGCTGTCGGAGGTGATAGCGGACGGGACCCAGGAGGAGCGCGACCGCGCCGGACAGCTGCTGGCCCGGTTCCTCTTCTCCGGTCCCGCGCGCACGGGCCTGCTGCACGCGGACCCGCACCCGGGCAACTTCCGGCTGATACCGGGGGCGGACGGCCGGATGAGGCTGGGCGTCCTGGACTTCGGCACGGTCGACCGGCTGCCCGGCGGCTGGCCCAAGCCCATCGGCCGGTCGCTGCGGATGACGCTCGACGGCGATGCCGAGGGGGTCTACGGGCACCTGCGCACCGAGGGGTTCGTGAAGGAGTCCATCGATCTGGACCCCGACGCGGTGCTGGACTACCTGAAGCCGATCATCGAGCCCGCCGAGGCCGAGGAGTTCACCTTCACGCGGCCGTGGCTGCGCGGACAGGCCGCGCGGATCGCCGATCCCCGCTCCCCCGCGCACCAGTTGGGCCGGCAGATCAATCTGCCGCCCTCGTACCTGCTGATCCACCGGGTGACGCTCAGCACCATCGGGGTGCTGTGCCAGCTGGGCGCGACGGTGCGGCTGCGAGACGAACTGGACGCCTGGCTGCCGGGGTTCGCATCCGCCGAGTGA
- a CDS encoding WhiB family transcriptional regulator, producing the protein MQLEAHAPSVPQSRTISPPAVPEDHTLTPLTALTALDDAIENLGVPVPCRTFDPEVFFAESPADVEYAKSLCRTCPLVEACLAGAIERREPWGVWGGELFVQGVVVARKRPRGRPRKNPVVAA; encoded by the coding sequence GTGCAACTCGAAGCGCACGCCCCGTCCGTACCGCAGTCCCGAACGATCTCCCCGCCCGCAGTCCCGGAGGACCACACCTTGACCCCGCTCACCGCGCTGACCGCGCTCGACGACGCCATCGAGAACCTCGGCGTCCCGGTTCCCTGCCGTACCTTCGACCCCGAGGTCTTCTTCGCCGAGTCCCCGGCCGACGTCGAGTACGCCAAGTCGCTCTGCCGCACCTGCCCGCTGGTCGAGGCCTGCCTCGCCGGGGCGATCGAGCGCCGCGAGCCCTGGGGTGTCTGGGGTGGCGAGCTCTTCGTCCAGGGTGTCGTCGTCGCCCGCAAGCGGCCCCGTGGCCGTCCGCGCAAGAACCCGGTTGTCGCGGCATGA